The Indicator indicator isolate 239-I01 chromosome 21, UM_Iind_1.1, whole genome shotgun sequence region TAACCTTTTTTTATGGCTATATTTGCCAATGCAAAgaaggagctggaaggaaaacacCTCCATTTATTCTCTAAGAAAATAATCTCAGTGTGGCAAGTATTtaccttttcttgtttttattgGGCTTGGGAATTGGcaatgcagcagctcaggaaaatAAGGAGCTCTTCAGGAATTAGTTAGCATTAGCCTCCAAGCCTGGCAATCAGACCAGCTGGGTTATTGCCTTGCAGGAATAGCAGCTTCCAGTTTGCATCTTAACTTTGCTTCATTCTCAAGCAGTCACAAAGCCACAGTCCCTGCAGTGGGTTTCAGGCATTGGGGCAGAGCCAAGTGCTGGGCTCACAGTGGCTCTTCACCACCCTAAGGGAAATATTTTGCCTTCAGCCCCACACTGGTATCTCTGTGCAGTGCTGTAGGAAGCAGACATGTGGCCATACCTCAGCAGAAGTTACCAGGAGCTGTGGCATCTCTGTACCAtgcacactgcactgcaggCTTAGCTGCAGGAGGGAACTGCCATGGGGGGGCTGCCTCACATGGCAAGTCTAAGGTAACCCTCAGGGAGCAAATGCTTCCAGTGGTCTACAGGTCAGCTTGGTCTAGTTCCAGCAGGGactgaatgaaataaaatagagaGGGCCCAAAAAAGACACCTAAACCAGATTGGATGGGCCTGGAGccacctggtctagtaggagacaacctttaaggtcccttccaacccaaaccattctgtgactctaatgCTCATTCACTACTGccccaacccaaactattctgtgtcTCTAAATTCATTCACTACTGCCTGGGGaggctttctcttccctccctggcTTATTTCACAAtgacattcctgtgcagacagcCCTCCTGTGCTGTTTTCTCTGGTCTTCTGTTTTCTCAAGTGCAAAAATGGATGTTGCAGAGCCTAAGGAATAAATATGGGCTAGAGGAATGAGACGTGCTGCTCTACTCCATACACACAGCCTTACTGACATGTGAAATGTTTGTCTGGATGATTTCATACTTACATGGCATGATGAAAATTCACTACAAAAATAGGTAAAACGTCAAGTCAGAGCTTTTCAGCCGGAGAAAATAAACACAAGTCTACAATTTACCCTTCCCCTGAAGTTAAACTAACTCCTTCTGCCAACAATAACACAACAGAACTGTATCAACATAATTAGATCAACACTTCTGCTGGTTCAATATTAAGTTCAAGCATCTGTTAACAACTTAttgcttgttgttgttgtttcttggcCAGATCTTTTATCTGTATACAACCTATTCATGCTGGAGGTCACTTTCTTTTCAGTCCTTATTTACTTTTCCCACACTCTGcttctaattttctttcagcCCACAATAATTTGACATTTCTTATAGGCCTTTTTGTCACAGTTTTCTCCTAGGATCCCAAGCCTCTTCACAAATAGTTCCTTTACTAGAGCACTTCTTTCCATGCTAGACATTACAGCAACAGAGAGGTACTAGCTGACAAAAGAAGTGTGGACAGATCAATTATTCACAACAGAAAGTGCAGAAACTGTCTTGTCTTTGCTGAAAATGTGCATTTTAGGACGTTGCAAACAATGGATGAGGGACATTGAATGACTGGTAAGAAATCTCATGCAAATGAAGTTTATTTATTCACCATGGGAGTAAAAACAGATGCAAGCAAACAGACCCCCTCTTACTGCCCAATGCAGCTGGTAGGGAGGgctttgcatttttattataCAGAAAGATCAAGATGCTCTTCATTCCCTTGAGAGAGCATGGCAttggaaacaaaagaaatgcacaccccaaaagagaaacaatttctcAGCACTGAAACAGGATTGAAGGTATCCAGTCTATGCCAAGAAGTTTGTCCAACCTGTGTCCAGAACTgtcagggaagagaagaaaaatacctGTATCAACACTGGAAATTCTAGCACTGTGTGCAGTCCATGGGGgcctgggaaaggagagagatttCTCTGAAGATCTGATTTGGGCATGCCATGTGCTGTCCTGAAGCAGCCATGTTGCAACCAGCATCACTAGAAGAACACAAGTGTTGttgttggagaagaggagctggcTGAAAAGAGAAGGGCAGGTGTTCATAGTTACAGAAAGCTATTGGTCACAGCAAGAGCAATTTGCTTGACAGTAATAAGCAGTCATCAAAGGCAGCCTCAGCAACTGCTGTACTTGGTAATGATTGTTAATGAGCACTAGTAGCAATCAGATTACATCAGAGGGATTGCAGCACCTGCAGAAACTGCCAGACATTTCCACAGCCCCAAAGCACATCAGAGTGTGATGCCAGAGCAGAGGCTAAGGGCCACCCAAAAAGTGTAGGTTGCCTTGGGTGGAAAACACAAAGTAACTTCTGAAGTTTCTGTGCAAGCTCATCCCAACTCCCCCCTGGTTCAGCACAGCCACATACAGAGCTCCATAACGTTTCTTGCCCAGGGCATATGGATTAACAGACTGCTCTTTAAAGAGATGCTTAGAGCCATGGAGCTTCccaagcagccttccagccacCCCATGGACATTCACACACACAAGCCCCGTGCAGAGCAGCCACACGCTGTGCCTTGTCGTGCCCACAGTCTCTAGGTGGGTGTTTGATGCCTGACTGTCCTGTGACCCAACACCTCActgaaagccaggctgaaaTCCATCCTTTTGTTGGCTCTCTttgccctgctcctccagcagagcATGAAATGGCAAGGCTCGCGTTGAAACACTCCCAGGCTTCGAGCTCCCTCTGCAGTGTTTTGCCAGGAATCGTCTTGCCTCAAGAACCCTTTAAATGACTGGGTTAGGACCCCGAGTGCTCAGAGCACTTCAATTTCTGGGAAACTCCTGCTGAAACCTGAGCAAATCTAATAAACCACCATTCTGATGTGGAACAGCTGACCTTGGCAAATACTCTCTTTGCTAAAGCCCCATGAACTGCTGTCAAAGGAAGTAACTGGAGGAAAGCAAGTTCTTGGGTTGGTTCATCTGTGAGTGTCAGAGGAGAGTTAATGGGGGGCAGCTTCAAACACAACAGGAGAGGCTACTAAAGCTCTatggcattaggaagaagtttaaAAGATGTCAGCGATGGTTTATATCATAAGTAACCAATAACTGGTTTCTTCCACGTTTGATGCTGATTTAGACACCTGCAGAATTACACTGATGTAGGGAATCATTTTCACATCTCCTTATCCTTCAGTGTGTAATCTGGCCACTAAGTCTTATACTCCTCCGAAGCAGTCCCTCCTTCCTGTaagctctcttcttccacttgagtttgcCCAGCAGTTCAACCATGCAGGTTGAAGGATCCCCTTCTCGATTTCCTACTGATGCTCTGATcctgagcttggaagaagtggtCCTTGAATGTTAACTAATTACCGTGGGCCCCTTTACATTCCAGTTCTCTGTCCCATGAGATTTCCCCtagcaattgcttgaaaaggccaaagttggcCCTGCTGCAGTCCAGGTTGTGCTCCTGCTTGCGGTTCTCTTCCTAccacacaagatcctgaactccaccacctcacggTCGCTGCAGGCAATGCTCCCCTCAACCTTCGCTTCAGCCAGATCCTTCTTATTAGTGAGGCTAAgatccagcagcactcctgtcTTAGCTGGCTCAGccaccatttgcatcaagaatTTACCATCAATGcactggaggaacctcctggactgtgtCTGGCTGGCTGAGGAGGCCTTCTGGCAAGCATCTGGGTAGTTAAAATTCCCCATGAGAACCAGGGCCTGGAACCAAGGCTTGGCCCAGGCtgacccagggcagtggtggcatccccacccctggaggaaTTTCAAagcctggagatgtggtgctgagggccatggtttagtggtgccctggcagtgctgggttaagggtcaGACTTTATCgtctttaaagtctcttccaaccaaaacaatgccGTGTGGCCTTTTCATCCTTgcactgctctcctcctcccctttggCAGGAAGCCTCAGAAATAACCCTTGTGGGTACAGCTGCTCAGAAGCAGTCCAATCATTCTGTATCATATGGGGAACCTGCCGTTTCTTTCACTTAGGGCTCATCAAAGCgggccctggccctgctcctcctgcagcaggagcccgGCCGTGCCGAGCTCTGCTCCCACACACGTTCTGCATTCGGCACCACAGAACAAGCCGGGCTGTCTCCGAGGGAGGGCTGCTGAGCACTGCGCGGCTCCTGGAAGCGGTCCGAGCGGCCGGTGTGGACGGCAGCCGCTGCCACCCTCCTGCGCCCGCCACCTCACGGCGCGCGGCTGGGCGCGAGCGGACCCGCCGGAGGCGACACGTCACTTCCGGGTGAAGCCAGCGCGCGGGCGGGGATCACGGGCAGCGCTCTGCTGTCGCCGCGGTGCTGGGACtgggccaggccaggccaggtcAGGTCAGGTCAGGTCTCGTCACCCCAAGCTCTGTGGCCTCCCTAGAAGTCGCTCTGTGAAAGACGGACCGCAGTCCGCCCCTGGAGGCCGGGGACCGGTCTCTGACAGCCTTTCCAGTGAAGCCCGTGTCGACTCGCCCCGGGGCCTGGTAGTGGTTGTGGTGAAGACCTCAGCACTATGGATCCGTTTTTGTCTCTGCTGCACTCTTTCTCCTCGAGCTTGACAGATAGGGAGCTTTCTTCCATGAAGTTTCTCTGCATGGATAAAATTAGGAAAAGGAAGCTCGAGGATGTCCAAACTGGCGGGGAGCTCTTCACCATCCTTCTCGAGCAGCAGGACATAACAAGATATGACGTAGCGTTTCTTGAGGAATTGCTTAGGAACATTAAAAGAGAAGATCTGCTCTTAAAGCTAAAGCAGTTCGTAGATGAAGGAGAAGTTAAGGCTCCTGAAGATCAACCCGATCCACATGAAAAACGTAAGtggattatatttttttttattccctcctTCTCAGGCAACCCCTGTAAATCTGTACCACGTTCTCTAGCTGTGGGTATGCTGAGAGTAAACACCGAGTACGGCTGCTTGGTACTTGCCTGCTGTAGCTGAGCCCAGTGCTAAGGGTGCTACTAACTGCAGGCCAGAACTGTGTTGTACCCTGGAAACGTACCGTGAGGGCAGCATACGCTGCGAACAGCTTTCCGGGGCGGAAGTTTCTTCCCTCTTACTGAATGGTCACTTGGCAATCGTGGTATGTACGTGGGCTTGTAAGAATAGCCAATGGCTTTTCCGAGCGTGATGTGTGTGACTTGCAGTATGTGCTGTGCAGCGAAAGAAGGAGCACTTTGctgaaaaacaccaaaaccacagCCAACTTGTTAAGACTGTTTCATATTTCTTAGTAAATCCATGGCTAACTTGGTATGTTTCTGCTGTTTCAGGTCTTCAGAAGGTAGCCATGGAGGTCATATGCGATAATGTTGGGAGAGACTGGAAAATGCTGATGAGGAAACTGGACTTTTGTGATGTGAAAATGGACAGAATAGTGGAAGCTAACCCACGGGACTTGCGTGAGCAGCTGGTTCAGTCTCTGCGAGAGTGGCAGAGGTGGAGGGGAAGAGATGCAAAGGTGGCTGACTTGATAACAGCTCTTCGGGGCTGTGGTATGAATTTGGTGGCAGACAGAGTTGAACAGGAGCTCTCGCTACTGAACAGTGGAGCCAGGTGAAATCAATGCAAAACCACTTCCAGGTCTCAGATATGGATGGATGCAAAAAGTAAAACAGTGCCTTTGGCTGTTTTGAACCAAAATATCATTGCTGTTAGTAATTCTGCCCTTAATTGATATGCTTTAATTGGTTGATCTGTGGACAGATGAAGATTAACATAAAGCCAAATTCCTTTCAGATAATGCCTTATACTTTGGTGCTTCCTTTAAGAGACTTTTAACTTTTTTGAAGACTTGAACACAATTTTGTAGGAATTCTTACATTTTTGTTCTGCCACTCACCTGATAACAAGATCTGGTTTACTGCAGGTACTTTTCAAATACATTTCTGGAATTACATCCATGGGACACTTCTAAAGCAGCTGTACCTAACATTTCACAGGGAGACTGGATTATTTTTGTGCATGTGTGACCTATTATTCTAatgggaaagggggaaggaatAGAGCTCTTAGCTGTGCACTGGCTTTTCCTTTTGAGTAGCATAAGATAATACCTTCTCTAATTTGTCAAATCCATTTGTTGTCTGTGAAAGGATATACTAAGCCAACTGTAACCTCAGGCCCTAAGACTGCAGTGCAGGAGGGTCAGTAACTATGGAGGTGGCTTTTTCTTGGCAGAAAACGTGCCTAGTTGAAATCAAATGTCTGTATCAAGTGCCTTCATCAACCTGAAGGAAATGTCTTCCTGAAGCTGTCAAAGAAAAGTATGTGTGCCCCTCAGATGTTTACAGCAGTTACTTGTGACTGCCATGAACGCTTTAAGAAAGCTTTTAAGATATGTTTACCAGAAATCATTCCATAACCTGCATCACAGTCTGGCCATGTCTGCTGGGAGTTGCAGCTCACTTCCTAAGTAAGCTGCAGTTATCTGTACTCTTGGTAACAAAACCCTTCTGGTGGAGGGGGGAGAAAGGCTACTGAGGGCAAAAACAATAGTACAGACTTTGCTCTAGTGACAGCCTGTGAAGAGTAGCTGTTTCTTGCCACAGTTCTCTTCAGAAGTTGCTCCAGATCCAGTAGCTCTTCCAAGTCATCTGCAGTTTTTTAGTTCATTCCTGTGCCTTGACATTCTTTCAAAGTGGCTGTAAGAAACTCGTGGGAGAAGGAGGATTTATGAACAAGACCAGATTCCATTTTCAGCTTTAATTTGGAACAGACTTCAAAAGATGGCCTTCATGCTTAATAAGGCTGGAAAAATTGCACAAGCTTCAAGACATGCAGGGCTGTAGGGGCCTCTGGGGACTGTCCTGTCTGCAAGGGGGAGAAGTCCTCTGAAATAGTGCTGGAATGAGTAGGATTGTTTGTTACTGCAAACATCCTACCAATTACTAAACAGACACTTGAAGAGGAGAGGTTTCTTTTCCACCACTGTAGCTGTGTGGCTTTTACCTGCTTCCAGGTTCAGTTGAGGTGGTGCTGTTGCTGAGAAGGCAGGTGTCAGCATGTAACAGaccactgctctgcagaaatCTTGTGACATTCCTCATTTTCAGGTGCTTGTTGCACTTAATGCCTCTCGTTTAGAGGATGACACTTCAATACTTGATTATAATTAGTGGAAACTGCTGTAATGTGAACTCACTTTTTCATTAAGGGGTTTTCCTTAAGCCATTCTCACAAGTATGTTTCTAATGGTAGTATATTAAATACCAAAGGCTGCGTCCAGCAGAGGAGCACTGGGTAGTACTGAAGTTCCCACCTGCCTTTTGGGCCTATACAGCTCTCCATGTACTTGCTCCAATACCTCAGTATTGATTCTCAATTCCAGACTTCCATCAGGAGAGACACTGCTGACTCCAGCTAAGTGTCCAACTCAaatgttttggaggtttttgctTAATAGATAAAGTCTTCATTCTACAGCACTTAAAGAAAATGATTGCTTCAGACTTTCCTTCATGCCTCTAGGCAATCTTGGTGAACAAAGTGGAGTAGGAGTGAGCACGATGAGTTATGGTTGTGATGAAACAGCTCTCCTGCAGTTCCAAGTTCAATCTCTGGTGACATGTTTTTCTTACCCACTTGTAAGAAGTCTTCTGGTTCACAGCAGATGGACTTATCTGGAGTATGAAAAGGAGTGCACTGCCTACTGCATATAAACAGGATGCTTTTAAGAATCGGTAGAAATAACTTAATAGTTGTAGCCAAGCCCTCAGCAGCTACAAGAAATTCTCTGCCTTGGAGCCTAAATCCCTCTTGTTTCTTCAAGGCTTTGCACATAGTGGATGTTGCACTGCCTATGAAAGCAGTGACCTAGACTGCATCAATCCATGCAGTACCTCAGGGCCAATTAATTTACACTGTGTTTATTAGAGATTAAAAAATGATTGTCTGTGAACAAATTCAAGTGAAACTAAAGGGAAAGCCTTTTTATTGGGAGGAGGGATAAAGGAAAAGGATGCAGTTTGTAAGGAAATGTGATCCTGTTGGCAATCATTTCAAATGAATATAATATTTTTATAACTGGAATTAAATTTCTATATTGTATCATTTTGTCAACACTTCATTAAAAATACTTCCTTAAAACCAGCAGAGGTTTAACTGGTTTATGTTCTGGGATTACTGTCTGTGATGAGATCTCTGAGGGAAGAGAAATGCTAAGGGTACTTGGAAAGCAAGGAGCAGTGCTAAACAGGTATTATGTTGCCAATGTCCTTCTCCAAGCACTataaaaaaggaagcaaaaaccTTTGTCACTGAACTTCTCAGAGGTGCTAAAAGGCTGCAGTTTCCCACCAGGAGTAGCATCTGAATGCTGTCACTCAGGGAAGTCAGGAATTCAAACCTTTCTGCCAGCTCTCAGAAGCCCAGACTTGAGTCAGagtgcagcatgtgcaggggaGAGGCTGCCGGTGAGTGAGGGCCTTACAGCTGTTCCCTTGGTTTAACTGACAGTAAGGATGCTGTTTGGGTTGTAATTCATTAAAAACAGCTTGCAGGTTATTCTAAATCTGTTCAGGCTTTTAGAAGTGAAATTGATGAAGGCTTTGGTGTGTACCCTGGCACTTAGCACACTGAAGGCTTTGAATGCATTAAATAACTTAATTGCCCCTGTTAGAGTATTCTCAGGGATACTCTGCAAGTGTCTGCCTGGGAGGAATTACCAAAACCTCTTCCTTTTGGTCTTTTCAGAGTCTTCTTTCCTCCCAGCCTTGAGAAAACAACACATCAAAACATGTTGAAAGTATCATCCCAGCAGAGCTCTCCTTTTGTGAGGATTGTTTTTCCATGTCCCTTTGCAGTCCCTTTCAGTCCTTGCCCTTTCCTGTGATTATTTATCAGTTTTATATCACACATTAAAGTTTGAGGGATTTAAAATGGCATTGTTTTCATTACTGAGCTAGAAGTTCCCCTTATCCAAACTGCTTGTCATGCCTCAAATGCAatgctttgcttgctttttcctccattccccACACACAGACAGCTGCACTTCCTCCAGCCTTTGTTTCATTCCTAAAATAATTGGCTGCTTTCTAAAATCTGATTGCTGCATTTTAATTGTCTTGTCACAGAAAGCTTAGTAAGACAGGGTGCATCTCCAGGCCCTTTCTGGTGCTTGGGAAGTTCTTCATGCAGGCTTTTGGGCTGACTGCTGTTCAGCTGAATGTATTTCTGGTCACTGTCTTGGTTTCTTCCATCATTCCAAAAGGTGGTCTGtgctttcctttccatttcctgCATGGATCACCTGTGTCCTTAAAATGTGTTCCAGCATGGGAAAGATTTTTCTCAGTGCTTTCCCTCCCTGATTTGTTGCCTCTGTTCTCTGCCAGTGAGTTTACTGCAAGACTGCAGTGGTAGAATTAAGAAATCCATTCTCTGTTTCAACTGTATCCTATAAAAACAGGAATTGTGGCGGTGAGATGAAgggtgaggaggggagggagtcTCAAGAGCTTCTGAAAAATCTCTTTGTAAGGACATTCAGAGCTGAGAAGAGTGAATGTTCAGAGGGTGTGTTGCAATGGGTTCTGGGAAGTGGAGACTTAGAAACAAGAAAGCACACAGCTTTACTCTGCTGGGAACCAAGAGTCATGGAGACTGCGTGGCATAAACGTCACactcacagaatgtgagggtctggaagggaccttgacagcCTTTTATTCATATTTAGAGACATTTTCTAGAAAGGGTCAGCATCCACCTGAGCAGTAAatctgcccagctgcagggacagttTGGCTCCAGTCGCCGATCTCTGCGACTTAAGGCACCCTTAATGATTAAACAGGCATAGGCTTCACCCACAGagctctttctgctgctctcgTGCTTGAGAGCATTAGGCATTCATGTCTTAGACTAAAAATAACACAAGTTTGGTTTTGTAAACCTTTATGTAATACCTGTTATTAAAATCTGTTAAATTGGTGGTATTGGTTGGGTTTCACCAGGCTGGTTCCTGTGATGTGATTGCTGTTGGGAATTGAAAACTCATCATTTTCCAAATCCACCCTGTGGGCAGCTGTTCTTGTGTGGGTGAAAAGGTAGCTTTCCTTTCAGCTTCGGGTTTAGTTTGTGGAAGAAAAGAGTAATGACTTCTGGCAGGTTGCAATACTTAAGGCAGCTTTCAAAGTAACCAGtggctgcagcaaagctgagggGTTTGCGTTCTCTGAGACTGGAGAGATTGGTACAGAAAATGGAAGTCCTCTAAAAAGTTTTGAGGATTGTAtctccagtgcagagcagtaGGTGCCTTTGCtaaggaaaagcagctttgcacaTTTGCTGCTTCCAAAAGCACTCAAACTGGCATTTTGATTTACTTCAGGGTGTCCAAGAGCAGGCCTTGTGCTGAGTGAAGTTAGAAAATGGGACCCCTGTCACCATCCAGCTGGGATTTTCTAGAGTGGGTGTTTTATTTACATGGGACTCTGGTTTTTATAGAACTTTTCTGTAAAGCAATCATCTTGTAATTAAAAATGCTCACAATTGTTACTATGCTTTCCATTGTTTCATGCCATTACTCCTGTTGGTCCC contains the following coding sequences:
- the FADD gene encoding FAS-associated death domain protein: MDPFLSLLHSFSSSLTDRELSSMKFLCMDKIRKRKLEDVQTGGELFTILLEQQDITRYDVAFLEELLRNIKREDLLLKLKQFVDEGEVKAPEDQPDPHEKRLQKVAMEVICDNVGRDWKMLMRKLDFCDVKMDRIVEANPRDLREQLVQSLREWQRWRGRDAKVADLITALRGCGMNLVADRVEQELSLLNSGAR